From the Pseudoalteromonas tunicata genome, one window contains:
- a CDS encoding class I SAM-dependent methyltransferase, with protein MTYCCTLCGAEAVSHFHTDKRREYVQCSVCHLVFVPEAFYLNREDEKAMYDNHDNNIEDLGYLRFLQRVIDPLVEQITPNSSGLDFGCGPGPALAHMLTEQGYEMNVYDIFYAPDKTVLRQQYDFVTCTEVIEHFNQPAKEWPLLLSLVKSGGVLALMTKLVIDHARFLNWHYKNDPTHVSFFSRATFEFLAKRDNLMVEFVGNDVIIFKKP; from the coding sequence ATGACTTATTGCTGCACACTTTGTGGTGCTGAAGCTGTATCACACTTTCATACCGATAAACGCCGTGAATATGTTCAATGCTCAGTTTGCCATCTAGTATTTGTTCCTGAAGCTTTTTATCTCAATCGAGAAGATGAAAAAGCGATGTATGACAATCATGATAATAATATCGAGGATTTGGGCTATCTGCGTTTTTTACAGCGAGTCATTGACCCTCTCGTTGAGCAAATTACGCCTAATAGTTCAGGGCTTGATTTTGGCTGTGGACCAGGTCCTGCTTTGGCACATATGTTGACTGAGCAAGGTTATGAGATGAACGTGTATGATATTTTTTATGCTCCAGATAAAACTGTATTACGGCAGCAGTATGATTTTGTCACTTGTACTGAGGTAATCGAGCATTTTAATCAACCTGCAAAAGAGTGGCCGCTATTGCTGTCATTGGTTAAATCAGGTGGCGTTTTGGCATTAATGACTAAACTTGTGATTGATCATGCAAGGTTTTTAAATTGGCATTATAAAAACGATCCAACTCACGTTTCTTTTTTTAGTCGGGCAACATTTGAATTTTTAGCAAAACGAGACAATTTAATGGTTGAGTTTGTTGGTAATGACGTAATCATTTTTAAAAAGCCATAA
- a CDS encoding 2OG-Fe dioxygenase family protein, translating into MSALNNQNLLQLRFLNQNIIAQVKPSFNNLPSNPYADGAFRLRRYSVVKMINGQLTLQPVKAFVQNDDINKFQGNVERVYENLSNELLATAGMNEIVSEFCQLSNIPLDSEIEIHQFRMLAIDSDTPPAPEGIHQDGFDHVCICGVSHENIEGGELLVYENRDVEPCFKMAIKDGMFALINDRHVWHNATPMNKIDAEKVGYLDCFVLTA; encoded by the coding sequence ATGAGTGCTTTAAACAACCAGAATTTATTGCAGCTACGTTTTTTAAATCAAAACATCATTGCTCAAGTAAAACCCTCTTTTAATAACCTGCCATCTAATCCGTATGCTGATGGTGCATTTCGTTTGCGCCGTTATTCAGTGGTTAAAATGATTAATGGTCAGTTGACGCTACAACCAGTAAAAGCGTTTGTGCAAAATGATGATATAAACAAATTCCAAGGTAATGTTGAGCGTGTTTATGAAAATCTCTCTAACGAGCTGCTAGCCACTGCGGGCATGAATGAAATTGTCAGTGAGTTTTGTCAGTTAAGTAATATTCCCCTTGATTCTGAGATAGAAATTCATCAATTTCGTATGTTAGCGATTGACAGTGATACGCCTCCAGCACCTGAAGGTATTCATCAAGATGGTTTTGACCATGTTTGTATTTGCGGGGTTTCACATGAAAACATCGAAGGTGGCGAGTTATTAGTATATGAAAATCGCGATGTAGAGCCTTGTTTTAAAATGGCAATAAAAGATGGCATGTTTGCACTAATTAACGATCGCCATGTTTGGCATAACGCGACACCTATGAATAAAATCGATGCGGAAAAAGTCGGTTATTTAGATTGTTTTGTACTTACGGCTTAA
- the yihI gene encoding Der GTPase-activating protein YihI translates to MSRTKTRKGGSLAPKKLSKDKLKEMRALKEVRAKAKTGNKPGTRNAVEGKNSQQETNVKKDSQPGKGSKKPVSLVAGAAAVIVPEPVLKRHLEPQVELKKVVPVELSPEQELEQLENDQRLLDLIDRHESGELLVGKDAKYFNTKIARHQALCELLGIEDEDDDDEQGDDLYSQFLSNNLADEWLDDDEDDK, encoded by the coding sequence ATGAGCAGAACGAAAACACGTAAAGGCGGCAGTCTTGCCCCAAAAAAATTAAGTAAAGACAAATTAAAAGAAATGCGTGCACTAAAAGAAGTGCGTGCTAAAGCAAAAACAGGCAATAAACCTGGTACGCGTAATGCTGTTGAAGGCAAAAATAGCCAACAAGAAACGAATGTAAAAAAAGATAGTCAACCAGGAAAGGGCAGTAAAAAGCCTGTTAGCCTAGTTGCAGGTGCTGCAGCTGTAATTGTGCCAGAGCCAGTGCTTAAACGTCATTTAGAGCCACAGGTCGAGCTTAAGAAAGTTGTGCCAGTTGAGTTGTCGCCTGAGCAAGAGTTAGAGCAATTAGAAAATGACCAACGTTTACTTGATTTAATTGATCGTCATGAAAGTGGTGAATTATTAGTTGGTAAAGATGCTAAATACTTCAATACCAAAATTGCGCGCCATCAAGCCCTTTGTGAATTACTGGGTATTGAAGATGAAGATGATGATGATGAGCAAGGTGATGATTTATATAGCCAATTTTTATCAAACAATTTAGCTGATGAATGGCTTGATGATGACGAGGATGATAAATGA
- a CDS encoding malic enzyme-like NAD(P)-binding protein: MSDFREQALKYHAEPVPGKISIELTKPAETAKDLALAYSPGVAEPVREIAANPADAYKYTAKGNLVAVISNGTAILGLGNLGPLASKPVMEGKALLFKRFAGIDSIDIEVKHRTTEDFINTVENIADTFGGINLEDIKAPECFEIEKALIERCDIPVFHDDQHGTAIVTAAGMLNALEVQGKNLHDAQIVCLGAGAAAIACMELLIKCGAQREHIYMLDRKGVIHTRRDDLNEYKELFANNTDKRTLQDVITDADVFVGVSGPNLISADDLKLMADKPVVFACSNPDPEIHPDEANAARTDLIMATGRSDYPNQVNNVLCFPFIFRGALDVRAKRINDEMKIAAVNAIRQIAKEPVPAEVLQAAGVDSLEFGAHYIIPKPMDPRLLPRVALAVAQAAVASGVARIPLPENYMQ; encoded by the coding sequence ATGTCAGACTTTAGAGAACAAGCTTTAAAATACCACGCCGAACCCGTTCCAGGTAAAATCAGTATTGAATTGACTAAACCAGCTGAAACAGCAAAAGATCTTGCGCTAGCTTATAGCCCTGGCGTTGCTGAACCTGTTCGTGAAATCGCAGCAAATCCAGCCGATGCTTATAAATATACCGCTAAGGGCAATTTAGTTGCTGTTATCTCAAATGGAACTGCCATTTTAGGATTGGGTAATTTAGGGCCATTAGCATCTAAGCCCGTAATGGAAGGTAAAGCACTATTATTTAAGCGTTTTGCTGGAATTGATTCTATCGATATTGAAGTAAAGCACCGTACTACCGAAGACTTTATTAATACGGTTGAAAATATTGCTGATACATTTGGCGGTATTAATCTTGAAGATATCAAGGCACCTGAATGTTTTGAAATTGAAAAAGCACTAATTGAGCGTTGTGATATCCCAGTATTTCATGATGATCAGCACGGTACAGCGATTGTGACGGCTGCAGGTATGCTTAATGCGTTAGAAGTTCAAGGCAAAAATCTGCACGATGCACAAATTGTTTGTTTGGGTGCGGGCGCTGCTGCAATTGCATGTATGGAGTTGCTAATTAAATGTGGTGCTCAGCGTGAACATATTTATATGCTTGATCGCAAAGGTGTTATTCATACCCGTCGTGATGATTTAAATGAGTATAAAGAACTGTTTGCAAATAATACTGATAAGCGTACCTTGCAAGATGTAATTACCGATGCCGATGTCTTTGTTGGTGTATCTGGCCCTAATTTAATTTCTGCTGATGACTTAAAGTTGATGGCTGATAAACCAGTGGTATTTGCTTGTTCAAATCCAGATCCTGAAATTCATCCTGATGAAGCTAATGCTGCGCGTACAGATTTAATTATGGCAACAGGTCGTTCTGATTATCCAAACCAAGTTAATAATGTTTTGTGTTTTCCGTTTATTTTTCGTGGTGCGCTCGATGTTAGGGCAAAAAGGATTAATGATGAAATGAAAATTGCTGCTGTAAATGCAATTCGTCAAATTGCTAAAGAGCCTGTGCCTGCTGAAGTATTGCAAGCTGCCGGTGTCGATTCGTTAGAATTTGGCGCACATTATATTATTCCAAAACCAATGGATCCGCGTTTGTTGCCACGTGTAGCATTAGCGGTAGCGCAAGCTGCCGTAGCTTCAGGTGTTGCGCGAATTCCTTTACCTGAAAATTACATGCAGTAA
- a CDS encoding tetratricopeptide repeat protein produces the protein MPSRPEALYKGFKPNKANQDGIYFYQQGLFADAFENFTVAAEQGDMYGQANLASLYRDGEGVQADFSKAFFWYQHAAKQGHKQARIELNQLCSNQVKC, from the coding sequence ATGCCGAGTCGTCCTGAAGCTCTTTATAAAGGTTTTAAGCCCAATAAAGCCAATCAAGATGGAATTTATTTTTATCAACAAGGGTTATTTGCTGACGCATTTGAAAATTTTACTGTGGCTGCCGAGCAGGGCGATATGTATGGTCAGGCCAATTTAGCTTCATTGTATCGAGATGGTGAAGGGGTTCAGGCTGATTTTTCCAAGGCATTTTTTTGGTACCAACACGCTGCCAAGCAAGGTCATAAACAAGCGAGGATTGAATTAAACCAACTGTGTAGTAATCAAGTTAAGTGTTAA
- the hemN gene encoding oxygen-independent coproporphyrinogen III oxidase: protein MQNTIDWDDSLIKKYNVSGPRYTSYPTALSFNDGFSKQDMLSALAQTNNKKLSLYIHIPFCHQLCYYCGCNKIVTRHQHKADLYLDYLEQEITAQAKLYQHYEVEQLHLGGGTPTFLDQAQMTRLINMLNQHFQFKADAQKGIEIDPRSLAENMLSVLFQLGFNRVSFGIQDFNDDVQKAVNREQCAENVANLVIEARQLGFKSVNADMIYGLPLQTPESFAATIDQLISLSPDRVSVFNYAHLPDRFAAQRKIKDQDLPCATDKLAMFKNTLAQMTAAGYVLIGMDHFAKKDDSLAIAQQQGLLHRNFQGYTTHGDCDLLGLGVSSISQVGNSIFQNPKELKGYYQAVETSGIAVCKGLTLNDDDCLRADVIRQLICHFTLDIPTIERQYGINFKVYFASALVQLQTLAADNMLSVEPKTITVTAKGRLFIRIICMAFDAYLQRQAKLTRFSQVI from the coding sequence GTGCAAAATACTATCGATTGGGATGATTCTCTGATCAAAAAATATAACGTATCTGGCCCAAGATATACCTCTTACCCCACGGCATTGTCATTTAATGACGGCTTTTCCAAACAAGATATGCTCAGCGCACTGGCGCAAACCAACAATAAAAAGCTATCTCTTTATATTCATATCCCTTTTTGTCATCAGCTGTGTTACTACTGCGGCTGCAATAAGATTGTGACACGCCATCAACACAAAGCAGACTTGTACCTCGATTATTTAGAACAAGAAATAACAGCGCAGGCAAAGCTTTATCAGCATTACGAAGTAGAACAGCTTCATTTAGGTGGTGGCACGCCAACATTTTTAGATCAAGCACAAATGACTCGACTAATTAACATGCTAAACCAGCATTTTCAGTTCAAAGCAGATGCGCAAAAAGGAATCGAAATTGATCCCAGATCACTTGCGGAGAATATGCTATCCGTGCTGTTTCAATTAGGATTTAACCGAGTATCATTTGGTATTCAAGATTTTAATGATGATGTACAAAAGGCCGTAAACCGTGAACAATGCGCCGAAAATGTTGCTAACTTAGTCATTGAAGCACGCCAACTTGGTTTTAAATCGGTTAATGCCGATATGATTTATGGCCTACCATTACAAACACCTGAGAGCTTTGCTGCGACGATAGATCAACTTATCAGCCTTTCACCTGATAGAGTCTCTGTTTTTAACTATGCCCATCTTCCCGATCGGTTTGCCGCACAAAGAAAAATAAAAGACCAAGACCTGCCTTGCGCCACTGACAAGCTGGCAATGTTTAAAAATACCCTAGCGCAAATGACCGCTGCAGGTTATGTCTTAATTGGAATGGATCATTTTGCTAAAAAAGATGACAGTTTAGCAATAGCCCAACAACAAGGTCTTTTACATCGTAACTTTCAAGGTTATACCACACATGGAGATTGTGATTTACTCGGCTTAGGTGTGTCTTCAATCTCTCAAGTTGGCAATAGTATTTTTCAAAATCCCAAAGAGCTCAAAGGCTATTACCAAGCGGTTGAAACCTCTGGTATTGCGGTTTGTAAAGGGCTGACATTAAATGATGACGATTGCCTAAGAGCCGATGTTATTCGCCAATTAATTTGCCACTTCACACTTGATATACCAACGATTGAGCGTCAGTATGGTATTAACTTTAAAGTCTACTTTGCATCAGCTTTAGTGCAATTACAGACTCTAGCAGCAGACAATATGCTGTCTGTTGAACCAAAGACGATAACTGTAACAGCAAAGGGGCGTTTATTTATTCGCATCATTTGTATGGCTTTTGATGCCTATTTACAGCGCCAAGCAAAACTCACTCGTTTTTCACAAGTAATTTAG
- a CDS encoding DUF2489 domain-containing protein, with protein MSVLLIVSLILGAIIIAGLAFYAGRLLLQVKVQNEKVAEKKAQYQAQQAQKNLKLSDSINLIAKAMKEKQCEYSEGCLRIWVLMSQYQFEQEQDLALAYPGVFKMYDAVKEMPTHQARKKYSKKEIFQQDSLRWRKEEEFEAEIMQDLVLIIERFPADPATKTVI; from the coding sequence ATGAGTGTGCTATTAATCGTAAGCTTGATTTTAGGTGCGATTATTATTGCAGGGTTGGCATTTTATGCTGGCCGTTTATTGCTCCAAGTAAAAGTACAAAATGAAAAAGTTGCTGAAAAGAAGGCTCAATATCAAGCTCAGCAAGCGCAAAAAAACCTAAAGTTATCAGACAGCATTAATTTAATTGCCAAAGCAATGAAGGAAAAGCAGTGTGAATATTCTGAAGGTTGTTTGCGAATTTGGGTATTAATGTCGCAATACCAGTTTGAACAAGAGCAAGATTTAGCTCTGGCTTATCCTGGTGTTTTTAAAATGTATGATGCAGTGAAAGAAATGCCCACTCATCAGGCGCGTAAAAAATATTCAAAGAAAGAAATTTTTCAGCAAGATTCTTTACGTTGGCGTAAAGAAGAAGAATTTGAAGCTGAAATTATGCAAGATTTGGTGTTAATCATCGAGCGCTTTCCTGCAGACCCTGCCACAAAAACGGTGATTTAA
- a CDS encoding cysteine desulfurase-like protein, which yields MNVAALRQQFPALNQNYNGQTPIFFDGPGGSQVPQTVLEAMNAYLGFYNSNLGGAFFSSEKTVDLMLQARQAVADLLNSPSADQIVFGANMTSLTFSFSRAISRDWQVGDEIIVTNADHFSNVSSWQLAAEDKGVKVNTALINETDCTLDYDHFTSLLSDKTKLVAVTYASNTTGSINDIKRIVEAAHKVGALVYVDAVHFAPHELIDVQALNCDFLACSAYKFFGPHVGIVYGKREHLEGFTPYKVEPAKDVIPGRWETGTQSFEGLAGVIAAIDYIAAISELPKTEPRRIRLADAFAISKAHEIALSHHFLTRLTEFPQITLFGISDIERLAERTPTFALTFADHTPNQVSQFLGQAAMCVWDGHFYAQGLCEQLGVLHTGGVVRIGCMHYNTIAEIDALFERIALLLK from the coding sequence ATGAATGTAGCGGCTTTACGTCAACAATTTCCAGCTTTAAATCAAAATTATAATGGGCAAACTCCTATTTTTTTTGATGGTCCTGGTGGCTCACAAGTGCCACAAACTGTGCTTGAGGCAATGAATGCTTATTTGGGTTTTTATAATTCAAATTTAGGTGGTGCATTTTTCTCAAGTGAAAAAACCGTCGATTTGATGCTTCAAGCGCGTCAAGCGGTTGCGGATTTGCTTAATTCACCAAGTGCCGATCAAATCGTATTTGGCGCGAATATGACGAGTCTAACTTTTAGCTTTAGTCGAGCAATTTCAAGAGATTGGCAAGTGGGCGATGAAATTATCGTAACGAATGCAGATCACTTCTCTAATGTGTCATCATGGCAATTAGCCGCCGAAGATAAAGGCGTTAAAGTCAATACCGCACTCATTAATGAAACGGATTGCACCCTCGATTACGATCATTTTACGAGTTTGCTGAGCGATAAAACCAAACTCGTTGCTGTGACTTATGCATCAAATACCACAGGTTCAATTAACGATATTAAGCGTATTGTTGAAGCTGCACATAAAGTTGGCGCCTTAGTTTATGTTGATGCTGTGCATTTTGCACCACATGAACTAATAGATGTGCAAGCCTTAAATTGTGATTTTTTAGCATGTTCGGCTTATAAGTTTTTTGGCCCGCATGTTGGTATTGTTTATGGTAAACGCGAGCATTTAGAAGGGTTTACGCCTTATAAAGTGGAACCTGCTAAAGATGTAATCCCTGGCCGCTGGGAAACTGGTACGCAAAGTTTTGAAGGCTTGGCAGGGGTTATCGCAGCAATTGACTACATTGCTGCTATTAGTGAGCTGCCAAAAACCGAGCCTCGTCGAATTCGGTTAGCTGATGCATTTGCTATTAGCAAGGCGCATGAAATAGCACTGAGCCATCATTTTTTAACACGTTTAACTGAATTTCCACAAATTACCTTGTTTGGTATTAGTGATATTGAGCGATTGGCTGAGCGCACTCCAACTTTCGCATTAACGTTTGCGGATCACACTCCTAATCAAGTATCACAGTTTTTAGGTCAAGCAGCGATGTGCGTTTGGGATGGTCATTTTTATGCTCAAGGTTTATGCGAGCAACTAGGGGTTTTGCATACCGGTGGAGTGGTTCGTATTGGTTGTATGCATTACAACACTATTGCTGAAATTGATGCATTGTTTGAGCGTATTGCCTTATTGTTGAAATAA